The sequence GCCTTCCGGTTCGGCCCCGGCGTCGCCGGTGTGCTGATGAGCTTCACGGACTACTCGCTCACCGGCGGCGGCAGCTTCATAGGGCTCGACAACTTCACCCGTCTGTGGGACGACCCGCTGTTCTGGCAGGCGCTGAAGGTCACCGTCCTCTACACCGTGCTGGCCGTGCCCGGCACTCTGATCGCGTCCGTCTCGCTGGCGCTGATCACCCGCCGGGCCTTCCGGGGCGCGAAGTTCTTCCGTTCGGTGTTCTTCCTGCCGGTCGTCACCTCGCTGGTGCTGGCCGCCACCGTGTTCGTCTGGATCTTCTCGACCGGCGGCCCGTGGTCCACCCTGATGGGCTGGTTCGGGATGTCCGAGGGCTCCTGGCTCTCCGACGACGTCCTGGTGCTGCCCGCGCTCGCGATCGTCGGTGTCTGGTCCCGCTTCGGGTACGGGATGCTCATCCTGCTCGCCCGGATGCAGGACATCCCGCGTGAGCTGGAGGAGGCCGCCCTCACCGACGGCGCCGGGCCCTGGCAGCGGTTCCGCTACATCGTGCTGCCGCAGCTCAAGCCCGCCCTGTTCTTCCTCGCGGTGATCGAGACGACGGCCTCCTTCCAGGTGTTCGACGCCGTCTACACGATGACCGGCGGCGGCCCCGCCAACGCGAGTTACACGCTCGTCTTCCAGCTCTACGACGCGGGCTTCAAGTACTTCGACCTCGGTTACGCCGCCGCCATCGGCGTCGCGCTCTTCGTGCTGACCGTGGTGGTGGCCGTGATCCAGCGGCTCGTGATCGGGAAGGACCAGTGACCATGACCGCAA is a genomic window of Streptomyces sp. NBC_01237 containing:
- a CDS encoding carbohydrate ABC transporter permease, which encodes MAVVAEPTRRGRRSGPQARREARIGLLFVLPCFLLFLAFRFGPGVAGVLMSFTDYSLTGGGSFIGLDNFTRLWDDPLFWQALKVTVLYTVLAVPGTLIASVSLALITRRAFRGAKFFRSVFFLPVVTSLVLAATVFVWIFSTGGPWSTLMGWFGMSEGSWLSDDVLVLPALAIVGVWSRFGYGMLILLARMQDIPRELEEAALTDGAGPWQRFRYIVLPQLKPALFFLAVIETTASFQVFDAVYTMTGGGPANASYTLVFQLYDAGFKYFDLGYAAAIGVALFVLTVVVAVIQRLVIGKDQ